A single region of the Biomaibacter acetigenes genome encodes:
- a CDS encoding undecaprenyl-diphosphate phosphatase: MILLLKAFIMGIVEGLTEFLPISSTGHLIIVGDLIGFKGSSFNVMFEIVIQLGAILAVVFYYRKKIFDSILNILPGRWGFNLWFKMFIAFIPSAVIGVLLNNYIEAHLFSSFTVAIALVLGGILMILVENIFGRYGMDDMDNTSIGQSFLIGVAQCLSLFPGMSRSASTIMGGLVAGLSARAAAEFSFFLAIPTMFGATVFSLHKGISSMTSLEWQALGVGFVMSFIVALFAVDKFLSYLGKHSLKSFAYYRIVVGVLMIVLITAGIVK; the protein is encoded by the coding sequence GTGATTTTACTTTTAAAAGCATTCATAATGGGTATTGTTGAAGGCTTGACAGAATTTTTACCCATTTCTTCCACTGGTCACCTTATTATTGTGGGAGATCTTATCGGATTTAAAGGCAGCAGCTTTAATGTAATGTTTGAGATAGTCATTCAGCTGGGGGCTATACTTGCAGTTGTCTTTTATTACCGGAAGAAAATTTTTGATTCTATATTAAACATCCTGCCGGGCCGATGGGGATTTAATCTATGGTTTAAGATGTTTATTGCTTTCATACCGTCGGCAGTGATTGGCGTGTTGCTCAATAACTATATAGAAGCGCACCTCTTTTCGTCCTTTACAGTGGCCATAGCACTGGTTTTGGGTGGCATTTTGATGATACTGGTGGAAAATATTTTTGGCCGCTATGGCATGGATGACATGGATAATACCAGTATCGGTCAATCCTTTTTGATAGGTGTTGCGCAATGCCTGTCGCTTTTCCCCGGCATGTCCAGGTCTGCCTCCACCATCATGGGAGGCCTTGTAGCAGGTCTTTCAGCCAGGGCAGCCGCAGAGTTTTCCTTTTTTCTTGCTATTCCTACCATGTTTGGCGCCACCGTGTTTTCTCTCCATAAAGGCATTTCAAGCATGACTTCATTGGAATGGCAAGCTCTCGGCGTGGGATTTGTCATGTCCTTTATAGTGGCGCTCTTTGCAGTGGATAAATTCTTATCGTACCTTGGCAAACATTCCCTGAAATCCTTTGCTTATTACCGTATAGTAGTTGGTGTTCTAATGATAGTATTGATTACAGCAGGGATAGTAAAATAG
- a CDS encoding valine--tRNA ligase yields the protein MEKNLPSVYNPKEVEEKWYEYWERENLFYAEADSKKEPFTIVIPPPNVTGQLHMGHALNNTLQDIIIRAKRMQGYSALWLPGTDHAGIATEAKVKEQLAEEGFSKYDLGREKFLERVWAWKEKYGGTIIKQLKKLGSSCDWSRLRFTMDEGLSKAVREVFVRLYEKGLIYRGDYIVNWCPTCKTTLSDIEVEHEDETGKLYYVKYPLKDGSGHLMVATTRPETMLGDTAVAVNPEDERYRHLVGKTLILPVVGREIPVIADSYVDMEFGTGAVKVTPGHDPNDFEMGLRHDLPVINVMDENGHMNENAGKFAGLDRYECRKLILKELEEKGNLEKIEELSHSVGHCYRCNTTVEPMVSKQWFVKMKPLAAPAIEVVKQGKVQFVPDRFTRIYLNWLENIRDWCISRQLWWGHRIPAWYCKDCGEMTVSREDITVCPKCGRTHIEQDQDVLDTWFSSALWPFSTLGWPDETEDLKYFYPTSVLVTAYDIIFFWVARMIFSAMEFMKQEPFKYVVITGLVRDALGRKMSKSLGNGIDPLEVIDKYGADTLRFTLSTGNAPGNDMRFYWEKVEASRNFANKIWNASRFVMMNLEGFKPGEVDIQALTLKDRWILKRINDITKEVTQALDKFEIGIAAQNIYDFFWSEFCDWYIEMAKIDLYGGDDLAKKRAQQVLYFVLERALKLLHPFMPFITEEIWQHLPHDGRSIMVSKWPEYDPAWDFTDAGDMEVVMDAVRGIRNIRAEMNVSPARKAKAVVRVSDPFVMDILKNSTEIIHTLAKVEDMEFITQDSPAPHKALTCVIKGAEIFVPMEGLVDIETEIERLQKEHTNLEKEIDRVSKKLSNEGFLAKAPQDVVEKERQKEKDYLDMMEKVEQRLNMLKELK from the coding sequence ATGGAAAAAAATTTACCTTCGGTTTATAATCCCAAAGAAGTGGAAGAAAAATGGTACGAATACTGGGAAAGGGAAAATTTATTCTATGCCGAAGCTGATTCCAAAAAAGAGCCCTTTACTATAGTCATACCTCCTCCCAATGTTACAGGCCAGCTTCATATGGGACACGCTCTTAATAATACTCTTCAAGATATAATTATCCGAGCAAAGAGGATGCAGGGATATTCCGCCCTGTGGCTGCCGGGCACCGACCATGCAGGGATAGCCACCGAGGCAAAAGTGAAGGAACAGCTGGCCGAGGAAGGCTTCTCCAAATATGACCTGGGCCGGGAAAAATTCCTGGAAAGAGTCTGGGCCTGGAAGGAAAAGTATGGGGGCACTATTATAAAACAGCTCAAGAAACTGGGCTCATCCTGCGACTGGTCCCGCCTTCGTTTCACCATGGATGAGGGCTTGAGTAAAGCTGTGCGGGAGGTTTTTGTGCGTCTTTACGAAAAAGGGCTCATTTATCGCGGAGACTATATCGTGAACTGGTGCCCTACATGTAAGACTACCCTTTCGGATATCGAAGTGGAACACGAGGACGAGACCGGAAAACTTTATTATGTGAAATATCCCCTAAAAGATGGTTCAGGGCACCTGATGGTCGCCACTACCCGACCCGAGACCATGCTGGGCGATACCGCTGTAGCTGTAAATCCTGAGGATGAGCGCTACCGCCACCTGGTGGGCAAGACTCTAATCCTGCCGGTGGTAGGCCGTGAAATACCGGTCATTGCCGATTCCTATGTGGATATGGAGTTTGGAACCGGGGCGGTTAAGGTAACACCAGGACATGACCCCAACGATTTTGAAATGGGATTGCGCCATGACCTTCCTGTAATAAATGTAATGGATGAAAATGGCCACATGAATGAAAATGCCGGTAAATTCGCAGGGTTAGACCGCTATGAATGCCGGAAGCTTATACTGAAAGAGCTTGAAGAGAAAGGCAATCTTGAAAAAATTGAGGAGCTAAGCCACAGCGTGGGCCACTGCTACCGTTGCAATACTACGGTGGAACCTATGGTTTCCAAGCAGTGGTTTGTGAAGATGAAGCCACTGGCAGCGCCTGCCATTGAAGTGGTAAAACAGGGCAAGGTGCAGTTTGTGCCCGATAGATTTACCAGGATATACTTAAACTGGCTGGAGAATATCCGCGATTGGTGCATATCAAGGCAACTTTGGTGGGGGCACCGGATACCGGCGTGGTACTGCAAGGATTGCGGTGAGATGACGGTCTCCAGGGAAGATATTACGGTATGCCCCAAATGCGGCAGAACCCACATAGAACAGGACCAGGATGTGCTGGATACCTGGTTCAGTTCCGCCCTCTGGCCTTTTTCCACCCTGGGCTGGCCCGATGAAACCGAAGACCTGAAATACTTTTACCCCACATCGGTGCTGGTGACGGCATATGATATCATATTCTTCTGGGTGGCCAGGATGATATTTTCTGCCATGGAATTCATGAAACAGGAACCCTTCAAATATGTGGTGATAACAGGCCTGGTGAGGGATGCTCTCGGCAGGAAGATGAGCAAATCCCTGGGCAATGGCATAGACCCTCTGGAGGTCATCGACAAATACGGTGCCGATACCCTGAGGTTTACCCTGAGCACCGGAAATGCGCCGGGCAATGACATGAGGTTTTACTGGGAAAAAGTAGAGGCTAGCCGTAACTTTGCTAACAAGATATGGAATGCCTCCCGCTTTGTGATGATGAACCTGGAAGGGTTCAAGCCCGGAGAGGTAGATATACAAGCTCTCACATTAAAAGATAGATGGATTTTAAAGAGAATAAACGATATTACAAAAGAGGTCACCCAGGCCCTGGATAAATTCGAGATCGGAATTGCGGCACAAAACATATATGACTTTTTCTGGAGCGAGTTCTGTGACTGGTACATCGAAATGGCCAAGATAGATCTATATGGCGGTGATGACCTTGCCAAAAAGCGGGCACAGCAGGTACTATATTTCGTACTGGAAAGGGCGTTAAAGCTGCTTCACCCCTTTATGCCGTTTATTACCGAAGAAATATGGCAGCACTTACCACATGACGGCAGGAGCATAATGGTATCCAAATGGCCGGAATATGATCCTGCCTGGGACTTTACAGATGCCGGGGATATGGAGGTAGTTATGGATGCCGTAAGAGGTATAAGGAATATCCGTGCAGAGATGAACGTATCTCCGGCAAGAAAAGCAAAGGCTGTTGTCAGGGTAAGTGACCCATTTGTGATGGATATTCTAAAAAACAGCACAGAAATCATCCATACTCTGGCCAAGGTTGAAGACATGGAGTTCATTACTCAAGATTCGCCGGCCCCCCACAAAGCCTTAACATGTGTTATAAAGGGAGCCGAGATATTCGTACCCATGGAGGGACTGGTGGACATTGAAACCGAGATCGAAAGGCTCCAAAAAGAGCATACAAATCTTGAAAAGGAAATCGACAGGGTTTCTAAAAAACTGAGCAATGAAGGTTTTCTGGCTAAAGCGCCCCAGGATGTGGTGGAAAAGGAGCGCCAAAAGGAAAAGGATTATCTGGATATGATGGAAAAAGTGGAACAAAGGCTAAACATGCTAAAAGAATTGAAATAG
- a CDS encoding DUF2508 family protein yields the protein MTENLDRNRKKWEDSFIEEIENARVEIELAERAFQWVKNDPEAVDAALSRIEASIEHYNFLIKQAKQMGISLDKKVLYSKLLKA from the coding sequence ATGACTGAAAATCTTGACAGGAATCGTAAAAAATGGGAAGATAGTTTTATTGAGGAAATCGAAAATGCCAGGGTAGAGATAGAACTGGCCGAAAGGGCTTTTCAGTGGGTAAAAAACGATCCCGAGGCGGTGGATGCTGCTCTTTCCAGGATAGAAGCTTCCATCGAACACTATAATTTCTTGATAAAACAGGCCAAACAAATGGGAATTTCTCTGGATAAAAAAGTGCTCTACAGCAAGCTTTTAAAAGCATAA
- a CDS encoding HutP family protein, whose protein sequence is MESIDVAKVAIKMALSTRSEELELKESYAKKQIRVAAVDFGGDFVNSIKKIIERAVVAAKREGVIEEETHVLEGAVVGATREAISQVMQKALGLNVGGKIGIARWGEHISVAMFFGVGFLNLNEVVIGLGHRSIPNFNK, encoded by the coding sequence TTGGAGAGCATTGATGTGGCAAAAGTCGCCATTAAGATGGCCCTTTCCACCAGGAGCGAGGAACTTGAACTAAAGGAATCTTATGCAAAAAAGCAGATTCGGGTGGCGGCTGTAGATTTCGGCGGGGATTTTGTCAACTCCATAAAGAAAATAATTGAAAGGGCCGTGGTGGCAGCCAAGCGGGAGGGCGTAATAGAAGAAGAAACCCACGTACTGGAGGGCGCTGTGGTGGGAGCTACGCGGGAAGCCATTTCCCAGGTAATGCAGAAAGCCCTGGGATTGAATGTGGGTGGAAAAATTGGCATAGCTCGCTGGGGCGAGCATATCAGCGTGGCCATGTTTTTCGGAGTGGGATTTTTAAATCTCAATGAGGTAGTCATAGGCCTGGGCCATAGGTCCATTCCCAACTTTAACAAATAA
- a CDS encoding bifunctional folylpolyglutamate synthase/dihydrofolate synthase — MLNYDEALEYIHGLNKFGTKLGLDNITRLLEILGNPHHGMRIIHVAGTNGKGSTCAMIDSILRAAGYKVGLYTSPYLEVFNERIRVNGKNIPDKAIARLTQKVRDAISIMQQKNLGHPTEFEVVTAIGFLYFKEQAVDFIVLEVGMGGRLDATNVAMPLVSVITPISFDHQKYLGNTLADISREKCGIIKKGVPVVSGPQEKEALRVIEETCARRGCILKRVLDRCENRENIDFICYNPLRDSLNGQVFDVDTPKNHYSNLKIRLLGSHQLDNAATVVGAIEALELSGIKISRDAIYSGLENARWPGRLEILRENPTVLIDGAHNIAGIRTLKEAILKYFPQKKKILVLGILKDKDYNDMIEEIVPLADAVITTAPDNPRALSAEELAETIRESRIIHEDKNIEVYVRNEIKDALTLSLEIATPGDLIVFAGSLYMIGRVRTIASDLR, encoded by the coding sequence GTGCTCAATTATGATGAAGCCCTGGAATATATCCACGGTTTGAACAAGTTCGGCACAAAGCTGGGTCTTGACAATATAACCCGTCTTCTAGAGATATTAGGAAACCCCCATCACGGTATGAGGATCATCCATGTGGCTGGGACCAACGGCAAAGGTTCCACCTGTGCTATGATAGATTCCATCCTGCGGGCGGCAGGATATAAGGTAGGGCTTTATACATCACCCTACCTTGAGGTTTTTAATGAAAGGATCAGGGTCAATGGGAAGAACATCCCCGATAAAGCCATAGCCAGGTTAACGCAGAAGGTCCGGGATGCCATATCTATTATGCAGCAAAAAAATCTGGGCCATCCCACAGAGTTTGAAGTGGTGACGGCAATCGGTTTTTTGTATTTCAAGGAACAAGCGGTGGATTTTATTGTGCTGGAGGTGGGAATGGGAGGAAGGCTTGACGCCACTAATGTGGCCATGCCCCTGGTGAGTGTCATAACCCCCATAAGCTTTGACCACCAGAAATATCTTGGAAATACGCTGGCAGATATTTCCAGGGAAAAGTGCGGGATTATAAAAAAGGGAGTGCCGGTAGTTTCCGGCCCCCAGGAGAAGGAAGCCCTGAGGGTCATAGAGGAGACGTGTGCCAGGCGGGGATGTATACTTAAAAGGGTGCTGGATAGATGCGAAAACCGGGAAAATATTGATTTTATATGTTATAATCCTCTGCGCGATAGCCTGAATGGCCAGGTATTTGATGTAGACACACCAAAAAATCATTATTCAAACCTCAAAATAAGACTCCTTGGTTCCCATCAACTGGACAACGCTGCCACGGTCGTGGGGGCCATTGAAGCCCTGGAACTGTCAGGGATTAAAATCAGCAGGGATGCCATATATTCCGGCCTTGAAAATGCCCGGTGGCCCGGAAGGCTGGAAATATTGAGGGAAAACCCCACCGTACTCATAGACGGAGCCCATAATATTGCGGGTATTAGAACACTTAAAGAAGCTATCCTCAAGTATTTCCCACAAAAGAAAAAAATCCTTGTGCTGGGGATCTTAAAGGATAAGGATTATAACGATATGATAGAAGAAATCGTGCCCTTAGCCGATGCGGTCATAACCACTGCCCCGGACAACCCCAGAGCCCTTTCTGCAGAGGAATTGGCAGAAACTATTAGAGAAAGCCGCATAATACATGAGGATAAAAATATAGAAGTATATGTAAGAAACGAAATAAAAGATGCCTTAACCCTTTCTTTGGAAATAGCAACTCCCGGTGACCTCATTGTTTTCGCCGGGTCACTGTATATGATCGGAAGGGTAAGAACTATTGCTTCTGACCTCCGGTAA
- a CDS encoding 2-hydroxyacid dehydrogenase, translated as MHTQKPKVLVTRNIPKEGLTELFEKCEVDYHDSNEVIPKEELYERVKDIDGLLAVFTKVNEEFLSHAPKLRVISNYGVGYDNIDVAATGRRGIIVTNTPDVVTEATAELAFGLMLAVTRRIAEADRILRFKKPYRWGPMAMLGTELVGKTLGIIGFGRIGRAVARRAQASGMKVIYFQRNPRDMSRDLEDNCYYRSLDALLSESDVISIHVPLTEETRHLIGENELSKMKKGSYLINTSRGPVVDEEALVKALESGHLAGAGLDVFEREPKIHPRLLELENTVLTPHIGTSTIETRIEMARMAAQDLIDGLEGKHPRHIVVFFGEKKKGVSS; from the coding sequence ATGCATACTCAAAAGCCTAAAGTCTTGGTTACCAGGAATATCCCAAAAGAGGGGCTCACAGAGCTTTTTGAAAAATGCGAAGTAGACTATCACGATTCCAATGAGGTCATACCAAAAGAGGAGCTTTATGAGAGGGTTAAAGATATCGACGGGCTGCTGGCAGTTTTTACTAAAGTAAATGAGGAATTCCTGTCCCATGCACCGAAGTTAAGGGTCATCAGCAATTACGGTGTCGGGTATGATAATATCGATGTAGCGGCGACTGGTCGGCGGGGTATTATTGTGACAAATACTCCGGATGTGGTGACTGAAGCGACAGCTGAGCTGGCTTTCGGATTGATGCTGGCGGTGACAAGGCGTATTGCGGAGGCCGACAGGATCCTTCGCTTTAAAAAGCCTTACAGATGGGGCCCTATGGCCATGCTGGGGACGGAACTGGTGGGTAAAACCCTGGGTATAATAGGCTTTGGAAGGATAGGAAGGGCCGTCGCAAGAAGAGCCCAGGCTTCGGGTATGAAGGTCATATATTTTCAGAGAAATCCAAGGGATATGTCAAGAGACCTGGAAGATAATTGTTATTACAGGTCTTTGGATGCACTTTTATCTGAATCCGATGTCATAAGCATACATGTACCTTTGACTGAGGAGACCCGCCACCTTATCGGTGAAAATGAGCTTTCAAAGATGAAGAAAGGCTCATACCTTATAAACACATCCCGGGGCCCTGTGGTGGATGAAGAAGCCCTGGTGAAAGCTCTGGAAAGCGGTCATCTGGCTGGAGCAGGTCTGGATGTTTTCGAAAGAGAACCAAAGATACATCCTCGCCTGCTGGAGCTGGAAAACACCGTGCTCACGCCCCACATAGGGACATCTACCATTGAAACCAGGATAGAGATGGCACGTATGGCAGCTCAGGATCTCATTGATGGTCTTGAGGGAAAGCATCCCAGGCATATAGTAGTATTTTTTGGAGAAAAAAAGAAGGGAGTATCATCGTGA